The following is a genomic window from Chitinophaga caseinilytica.
CGTGGGCGCCTGGTCGGCCGCCATCTTCCATTTCATCACCCATGCGTTTTTCAAAGCTTTGTTATTCCTCGGTGCGGGCGCCGTCATCCATGCGCTGCATCACGAGCAGGATATGTTCAAAATGGGCGGATTGCGTAAATCCCTGCCCGGCGTGTTCCTCGTGTTTTTGATCGGATCGCTGTCGCTCGCGGCCATTCCGTTCATTTCGTCGGGATGGTACAGTAAAGACCAGATCATCTGGCTGGCCGGCACGGCGGCGGGAGGCAGGCCGGTGTACGCGTTTGCCGCGGTGCTGGGGGCTTTCGTTACGGCGGCCTATACCACACGCATGTTGCTGCTGGTATTTTTCGGGAAGGAACAGACGCACGTCCACCACAAACCGGGCCCGGAGATGATGATACCGTTATACGTATTAGCCGTTTGCAGCACGCTGGCCGGGTTCCTGGAGCTGCCGCATACCCTCGGGCATTTCACCTGGCTGAGCGATTTCCTGCGGCCCGTACTGCCGGAAGTGGTAGCGCCGCATGCCAGCGTGGCGGCGGAATGGGGACTGCAAACCATCACAGCGGGCCTCGCGGCGCTGGCCATTTACATCACCTGGCGATTGCTGAACGCGCCGTTCCCCAAAGAAGCGGGCGCTTTCCTGAAAAGCGGCTGGGGCTTCGATGCGGCGTATGACGTGGTGTTCGTTCAGCCGTTCGTCCGTATAGCGAAGCTCAACCGGAAAGATATTATCGATAACGTATATACCGGGCTGGCCACCATTACCCGCGGGCTTCACCGGATGATGTCCGCCACGCAAAGCGGGATCATCCGGTGGTATGTGCTGGGTGTGGTGATGGGCGCGGTCCTGATACTGTCCGTCATTATCTGGCGGCATTCCATGTAACCTGAAAAACGATTCGGCATGATACTGCTGGCATTCATATTATTTCCACTGGTGGGCGCTTTCCTGGCCTGGGCCTCCGCGGCCGTGAACGCCACCCTTCCGCGATGGATCGCCCTGCTGGTGATGCTCGCCGGCCTCGTGCTCGCCATCGGCATCTGGGTACAGCCGGAGCCGGCCTCGCTGGCGGGGGCAGACTGGCGATACGTCTACCATCAACCCTGGATGCCCCGCTTCGGTGTGAGCCTTTCTTTAGCGATGGACGGCCTCAGCCTCCTCATGATCGTGCTCACGTTCTTTCTCGGTGCCATGGCGGTATTGGTGTCGTGGGAGGAAATCCGTGACCGCACGGGCTTCTACTACTTCAACCTCTTATTCGTGCTGGGCGGTATCGCGGGTGTTTTCCTCGTGATGGACCTTTTCCTGTTCTATTTCTTCTGGGAAGTGATGCTCATCCCCATGTATTTCCTTATCGGCATCTGGGGCCATGGGCGCAGGTTGTACGCCTCGCTGAAGTTTTTCCTCTTTACGCAGGCGGGCGGCTTGCTCATGCTGCTTGCCATATTGGGACTGTATTTCGTACATGGCGCATCCACCGGTAATTATACCTTTTCATACGCTGAACTGCTGCAAACGCCCATTGAGCAAGGGGTCGGCCGATGGCTGATGCTGGGTTTCATGGCGGCGTTCCTCGTCAAATTACCGGCATTTCCTTTCCATACCTGGTTGCCCGATGCGCATACGGAAGCGCCGACGGCGGGGTCCGTCATTCTCGCCGGACTGCTCCTCAAGACCGGCGCCTACGGCATCCTGCGCTTCGTGTTGCCCCTGTTCCCCGAAGCCTGTCATGCTTTTGCGCAGGTGTTCATGCTGCTCGGCGCGATCGGGATTTTGTACGGCGGGCAGCTGGCGTACGCGCAGACCGATTTCAAGCGGCTGGTGGCGTACACGAGTGTGAGCCATATGGGATTTGTGCTGGTGGGGGCTTTCGCGTTCAACGAACTGGCCTACCAGGGCGTGGTGATGCAAATGATCACGCATGGCATCAGCACCGGCGCCCTGTTCATGATCGCCGGGGTGTTGTATGAAAGGCTTCACACGCGCGAACTGGAGAAGATGGGTGGATTGTGGGCGGCTTTGCCGGGATTGGGGACCATCACCATGGTGTTCGTCATGGCATCGCTGGGGCTCCCGGGGCTGGGGAACTTCATCGCGGAATTCCTCATCCTGGCCGGCAGCTGGCAGGCGTCGCCCTGGATCACGGTGCTGGCGGCCATCGGGCTGGTAGTGGCCACGGTGTACAGTTTGCGTATCATGCAGAAAGTATTTTTCGGGATTTCGCTGCGCGAATTCCGGTTGAAGGATATGACGTTCCGCGAAGCCGTGATGCTGCTGCCGCTGGTGATCGCCATCATCTGGCTGGGTCTGTTTCCCCAGCGGGTGATCGACACTGCTTCGAAAGCCGCGCCGGTCGTCGCTTTTCAATACAAGGAAAAATAAATCGGACATATGTCTACCCATGATCTGCTTGCCCTGCTGCCCGTGCTGATCCTCGCCGGTGCCTCCGTGATCGCCATGTTGCTGGTGGCGATACGCCGCAATCACCGGCTAATGCACGCCTTCACCGTAGCGGCATTCCTCCTTGCGCTGCTGTCGCTGTTCCGGCAGCCGGTTACGATGCCGTACTTCGTTGCGCCGCTGTTCGTGGTCGACAAGTTCGCGGAATTCAACACGGGCCTTATCCTCGCCGCGGGCCTCAGCGTGTTGCTGTTGTCGTTCAATTATTTCGAGCAGCGCGAGGAACGGAAGGAGGAATATTACATGCTGCTGTTGCTGGCTACGGTGGGCGGGGTCGTGCTGCTGGTGAGCCGCCACTTCGTGTCGCTGTTCCTCGGGCTGGAAACGATGAGCATTAGTTTGTACGGACTGATCGCGTATCTGCGCGCGCGGGAGCGGTCAGACGAAGCGGGGATCAAATACCTCCTGCTGGCAGCGCTTTCGTCGGCGTTCCTGCTCTTCGGCATGGCGCTGGTGTATGCGGAATCCGGGACGATGGATTTTGTGGGGATCGGGCAGTACCTGAAAAGTATTTCCTCCGCGCCGGTGACGGTGGTGGCGGGATTCGGTCTTATGCTCATCGGCGTGGGGTTCAAGCTCGGCATTGTGCCGTTCCACATGTGGGCGCCGGATATTTACGAAGGTGCGCCGCTGCCGGTGGCCGCCTACATCGCTACCGTGTCCAAAGGCAGCATGCTCGTGCTGCTCATGCGGTTCTACAGGGATGTTAACGGATATGAATACACGATATTATGGTGGGTGCTGGCCATCATCGCCATGGCGAGCATGTTTGCGGGCAACTGGCTCGCGCTCATGCAGCGCAATGTGAAGCGATTGCTTGCGTATTCGTCCATTTCGCATATGGGGTATATCCTCATCGCGTTCCTGGCCGGTTCCGAAGCGGGGCAGGAGGCGGTGATGTTTTACCTGGTGGCTTATGTGATCACGAGCATCGGGGCGTTCGGGGTATTGGCATTGCTGAGCGATGAGCTGAACGACGCGGAAATGCTGGAAGACTTCAGCGGCCTGTTTTGGCGGCAACCCTGGATGGCGGCCATTTTCACGGCGATGTTGTTGTCGCTGGCGGGCATCCCGCTGACGGCGGGTTTCATCGGCAAATTCTACGTGGTAGCGGCGGGGGTGAGTGCCGGACTGTGGTTGCTGCTGGCGCTGCTGGTAGTGAACAGCGTGATCGGATTGTTTTATTACATCCGCCTGGTGGCGGTGATGTTTGCGCCGCAGGAGGGGACATTTGCCCGGAAGCGCCTGCCGTTCTTTGGCGTGTTCGCACTGTCTGCCCTCATGGCGCTTTTGTTATGGTTAGGGATATATCCGTCAGTCCTCATTTCCATGATCCGCGATATGATGCTGACCATAGGCTGACCGGTCGGTTATACTGGATGTGCGCCCGCTTCCCGCGAAGCGGGCTTTTCATTTGATGCAAACAACCGTAGTGATTTATTTCGGGTGATTGAAAACCAATTGGAATTATGCCGCGTATATCTTCGTGTACAACATCCAAATCCATTCACTGAGCAGTAACCTTTCTTAATCCACCAGAAAACGAAGATTTTATGGCAGAAAAACTGAATGTTCCACAGGAACAGGAGGGGCATGCCATGCTATCACCGAAAGGCCAGCAGCGCCGGCGGTTCCTCTCGCTTTTCGCGGGAACCGCCGCTGCGGCCACGTTGATGCATGCCTGTTCCAACAACGACGACCCTTCGCCCGACAATGGCGTAAACCTTGGCGGTGGCGATATCGGGATCCTCAATTATGCTTATGCGCTGGAGCAACTCGAAGCGGCGTTCTACATTCGCGTAACGCAGACTTTTTTCAGCGGCGCCACGGCAACGGAGCAACAATTTCTGACAGACATCCGCGATCATGAGATCGCGCACCGCGAGTTTTTCCGGAATGCATTGGGTGGTAAAGCGATCCCGACGCTGGAGGCCGATTTCAGCAAAATTGATTTCAACAGCAGGGCGAGTGTGCTGGGAACGGCCAAAGCCTTCGAAGACCTGGGCGTGGCGGCCTATAACGGTGCCGGGAAGCTGATCACCGATGGCGCATACCTGTTGCTTGCCGGCAAAATCGTATCCGTGGAAGCGCGGCATGCGGCCATGATCCGCGATTTGCTGAGCAACGGTTCTTTCGCCGACAGCACAGCCGTAGACGCCAATGGGCTCGATATGGCGCTCGCCCCGCCAGACGTGCTGAAGGTAGCCGGCGGCTTCCTGAAATCGAAGATCAACGCGTCCAATCTCCCCACTTCCTGATCTAAAATCCGAATCATGAACATTGAACATATCATTACCGAACTTGAGCAGCAAGACCCCGAGCTCCACGACCGTATGAGCAGCCGGCGGTCCGCCATCAGCGGGCTGGCCAGCATTGGCGGCAAGCTCGCCCTCGCTGCGGTACCTTTCGCGTTGGGCAGTTTGTTCAAGAAAGCCTACGGGCAATCTACTTCCGGCATCGTGCAGGTGCTGCAATTCGCCCTTACGCTGGAGTATCTCGAAGCGGAATTTTATACCCTCGGCGCGGCTGCGCCGGGCCTGGTGCCCGCCGGCCCGCCGACCGGTGCCATCGCTACGATCCGGGACCATGAGAACGCGCATGTCTCGCTCTTGAAAACGACGATCATTTCGCTGGGAGCAACGCCGGTGCCCAAGCCCACATTCGATTTCAGTGCGGGCGACGGCAGCGGGAACGGGCCGTTCAAAGGTGTTTTTTCGAATTACCCGCTTTTCCTTGCCGTGGCGCAGACGTTCGAGGATACGGGCGTAAGGGCCTACAAGGGGCAGGCGGGCGAACTGATCTCCAGTAACGACGTGCTGACGGCCGCGCTGAAGATCCACAGCGTAGAGGCGCGCCATGCCGCCCATATCCGTTACATGCGGAGGAACCTCACGGCTAATGACACCATCAAGCCCTGGATCACCGGGAAAGACACCGGTGGCATCGGCGCCGCCGTGCAGGCCAGTTACAATGGTGAAGACGTCAGCGCGCAGGCGGGGATCAACATCGTAGGGATCAACGGAACGGGCGTAGGGGTGAACGCGGCTACCGAAGCGTTCGACGAGCCCCTGAGCAAACAGGCCGTGCTGGATATCGTGGCGCCGTTTATCGTTTAAATTGACTTGTGTTTTCCATACCGTCGCGCCCCGGGCCTTCCGGCGGCGCGGCGTTCTTATCTTGCAATATCGATTTTCCGGCTTGGGATTTTATCCTTATTTTGCGCTACTGCCGTTTCTTTCCGGCAATATCAAACCCAAGTCTGCTTATGATACAGAAAAGTATGTTTCTTGCCGCCGGCGCCTTCCTGCTGGCCGGCGCACCCGTCACCATGGCGCAAAGCCCCACCAAACTGCTCCGCAACCCCACGGTGAGCGCGCAGCACGTGGCCTTTATGTATGGTGGCGATATCTGGATCGCGAACCGCGATGGTTCCGCGCCCAAAAGGCTCACCATCAACCCCGCCCTGGAAACCGAGCCCGTGATCTCGCCCGATGGCAAATGGGTAGCCTTTACCGGTAACTACGACGGCAATTCTGATGTGTACGTGGTGCCGGTTGAAGGTGGCGAGCCCCGGCGCATCACGTTCCACCCCGCTTCAGAGGTCGTTCGCGGGTGGGTGGATAACGATCATATCCTCTACGCTTCCGGCCTGGAATCGCCCACGGGCAGAACACAGCGCCTCTACACCGCCAGCCTCAAAGGTGGCCTCCAGCAACCGCATCAGCGCATCCCCGAAGCTACCCAGGGCGCCGTTTCGCCCGACGGGAAGTTTACCGCATACATCAAAAATCCCGATCCTACCGAAGGCGGCGCCGTGTACCGCCCCTTCAAACGCTACCGCGGCGGTTATGCGCCCAAAATCTGGATATTCAACCACGCCAATAACCAGATCGTGGAAATCCCCGGGGAAAACGCCAACAACATCCGCCCGCAATGGATCGGCAAAAACGTTTATTTCCTCAGCGACCGCAACCACACCATGAACGTTTTCCGCTACGATACCGATTCGAAGCAGATTACGCAGGTAACGCAATACAAGTCGGACGATGTGAAATCGCTCCAGGGCGACGGTAAAACCCTCGCGTTCGAACAGGCAGGCACGCTCCACCTGCTGGACCCCGGTACCGGCAAAGTGACCGACCTTTCCGTGACCCTTCAGGCGGATATTCCCTCCAAACGGCCGCGCTACGAAAAGCTGAATAATTTCGAGAACGTGTTCCTGTCGCCCACCGGCGCGAGGCTCCTCGTGCAGGGGCGCGGCGAAATCCTCTCCGTTCCGAAGGAAAAAGGCGATGTACGCAACATCTCCAATTCCCCCGGCTCCCACGAACGCCTGCCGGGCTGGTCGCCCGACGGGAAGTACATTTCCTATGTTTCTGATAAGGACGGCAATTACAAGCTCATCCTCCGCGACCAGAAAGCCATGGATACGCCGATCGAGATCGAGCTCGGTAAAACGGTGTATTATTTCGGCCTGTCCTGGTCACCCGACAGCAAAAAAATCCTGTATAGCGACGCGCACTTCAACCTCTTCGTGCTCGACGTGGCCAGCAAAAAGATCACCAAAGTAGCGACGTATGCTAACGGCAGCATCCCTTCCGGCGGCAGCAACCCGTTCCAGCCTTCGTGGTCGCCCGATTCGAAATGGATCACTTTCGTAAATGCCGAGGAGAACGGATTTGATGCGGTGTTCCTGTACGAAGTGGCCGGCGGCAAAACCGTTCGCGTAACCGACGGTATGAGCGACGCCAGTGCGCCTTCGTTCAGCGCCGACGGCAAATTTCTCTTCTTCCCCGCCAGCACCAACAGCGGCATGGGCCTCAGCGGATTGCACATGCAGACCTACGACCGTAGCAATGCCATGGCGCTCTACGCAGCCGTACTGTCCAATAAAACCGCTACGCCTTTCACGCCTGAAAGCGATGAGGAAACGGTAAAAACCGACGAAAAGAAAGAA
Proteins encoded in this region:
- the nuoM gene encoding NADH-quinone oxidoreductase subunit M, with the translated sequence MILLAFILFPLVGAFLAWASAAVNATLPRWIALLVMLAGLVLAIGIWVQPEPASLAGADWRYVYHQPWMPRFGVSLSLAMDGLSLLMIVLTFFLGAMAVLVSWEEIRDRTGFYYFNLLFVLGGIAGVFLVMDLFLFYFFWEVMLIPMYFLIGIWGHGRRLYASLKFFLFTQAGGLLMLLAILGLYFVHGASTGNYTFSYAELLQTPIEQGVGRWLMLGFMAAFLVKLPAFPFHTWLPDAHTEAPTAGSVILAGLLLKTGAYGILRFVLPLFPEACHAFAQVFMLLGAIGILYGGQLAYAQTDFKRLVAYTSVSHMGFVLVGAFAFNELAYQGVVMQMITHGISTGALFMIAGVLYERLHTRELEKMGGLWAALPGLGTITMVFVMASLGLPGLGNFIAEFLILAGSWQASPWITVLAAIGLVVATVYSLRIMQKVFFGISLREFRLKDMTFREAVMLLPLVIAIIWLGLFPQRVIDTASKAAPVVAFQYKEK
- a CDS encoding NADH-quinone oxidoreductase subunit N, with product MSTHDLLALLPVLILAGASVIAMLLVAIRRNHRLMHAFTVAAFLLALLSLFRQPVTMPYFVAPLFVVDKFAEFNTGLILAAGLSVLLLSFNYFEQREERKEEYYMLLLLATVGGVVLLVSRHFVSLFLGLETMSISLYGLIAYLRARERSDEAGIKYLLLAALSSAFLLFGMALVYAESGTMDFVGIGQYLKSISSAPVTVVAGFGLMLIGVGFKLGIVPFHMWAPDIYEGAPLPVAAYIATVSKGSMLVLLMRFYRDVNGYEYTILWWVLAIIAMASMFAGNWLALMQRNVKRLLAYSSISHMGYILIAFLAGSEAGQEAVMFYLVAYVITSIGAFGVLALLSDELNDAEMLEDFSGLFWRQPWMAAIFTAMLLSLAGIPLTAGFIGKFYVVAAGVSAGLWLLLALLVVNSVIGLFYYIRLVAVMFAPQEGTFARKRLPFFGVFALSALMALLLWLGIYPSVLISMIRDMMLTIG
- a CDS encoding ferritin-like domain-containing protein, translated to MAEKLNVPQEQEGHAMLSPKGQQRRRFLSLFAGTAAAATLMHACSNNDDPSPDNGVNLGGGDIGILNYAYALEQLEAAFYIRVTQTFFSGATATEQQFLTDIRDHEIAHREFFRNALGGKAIPTLEADFSKIDFNSRASVLGTAKAFEDLGVAAYNGAGKLITDGAYLLLAGKIVSVEARHAAMIRDLLSNGSFADSTAVDANGLDMALAPPDVLKVAGGFLKSKINASNLPTS
- a CDS encoding ferritin-like domain-containing protein; this translates as MNIEHIITELEQQDPELHDRMSSRRSAISGLASIGGKLALAAVPFALGSLFKKAYGQSTSGIVQVLQFALTLEYLEAEFYTLGAAAPGLVPAGPPTGAIATIRDHENAHVSLLKTTIISLGATPVPKPTFDFSAGDGSGNGPFKGVFSNYPLFLAVAQTFEDTGVRAYKGQAGELISSNDVLTAALKIHSVEARHAAHIRYMRRNLTANDTIKPWITGKDTGGIGAAVQASYNGEDVSAQAGINIVGINGTGVGVNAATEAFDEPLSKQAVLDIVAPFIV
- a CDS encoding S41 family peptidase; the encoded protein is MIQKSMFLAAGAFLLAGAPVTMAQSPTKLLRNPTVSAQHVAFMYGGDIWIANRDGSAPKRLTINPALETEPVISPDGKWVAFTGNYDGNSDVYVVPVEGGEPRRITFHPASEVVRGWVDNDHILYASGLESPTGRTQRLYTASLKGGLQQPHQRIPEATQGAVSPDGKFTAYIKNPDPTEGGAVYRPFKRYRGGYAPKIWIFNHANNQIVEIPGENANNIRPQWIGKNVYFLSDRNHTMNVFRYDTDSKQITQVTQYKSDDVKSLQGDGKTLAFEQAGTLHLLDPGTGKVTDLSVTLQADIPSKRPRYEKLNNFENVFLSPTGARLLVQGRGEILSVPKEKGDVRNISNSPGSHERLPGWSPDGKYISYVSDKDGNYKLILRDQKAMDTPIEIELGKTVYYFGLSWSPDSKKILYSDAHFNLFVLDVASKKITKVATYANGSIPSGGSNPFQPSWSPDSKWITFVNAEENGFDAVFLYEVAGGKTVRVTDGMSDASAPSFSADGKFLFFPASTNSGMGLSGLHMQTYDRSNAMALYAAVLSNKTATPFTPESDEETVKTDEKKEDKDKEKDKKKDSTKAAPAKPETAFVDVEGLQQRIVTIPVPQGVIYGVNGAVKDKIFFTDGGEIKYFDLKERKTETFAKGGRFMISADGKKMLIAGGGNNFQIVGTERKPAPGDGKVDLSNVTVYVDPVAEWKQIFDEVYKIEKDFFYVKNMHGVDWDANRRKYEALLPHVSSRADLTYLLNEMMSEMVVGHNYVGLGDMPSGPSVNVGMLGADYEVIDGRYRIAKIYNGESWNPEAKAPLAIPGLNVKEGDYILAVNGVPLNANTSIHELMQNQAGRQVTLKVNGSASETGAREIVVEPVSVSTEYGLRYVDWVEGNRRKVDQLSGGKIAYLHMINTGREGYNSFNRYYYAQADKKALLLDERFNGGGSVADYVIDVLNREVMSYWGVRDGRSFTTPGNGIYGPKAMLINEYAGSGGDMMPWMFNHKKLGKLVGKRTMGILVGISGYPSLIDGGYVTSPSFGIYDTNGKWIIENVGTPADVDVEQTPADVIAGRDPQLEKGVQILLEELKAKTWQPVPKPADPVRVK